GCGATACGGGCCATAGAAGGCAGATGCGAATTTGGTCGCATAAGACATGATTGGCACATTGTTGAAGCCATGCGCATCCAGTGCCTGGCGAATAGCGCCGATACGACCATCCATCATATCGGAAGGTGCAATCACATCTGCCCCCGCCTCGGCCTGTGACAGTGCGCCACGAACAACCATGGCAACCGATTCATCATTGATGATTTCGCCATTACGCAAAATGCCGTCATGACCGTGTGTCGTGAATGGGTCAAGCGCTGCATCCGTTATGATGCCGATTTCAGGCACTTCTTTTTTGATCGCGCGAACGGCGCGATTAATCAGATTGTCGGGGCTTGCAACATAAGCACCGTCCTCTGTCTTTACCTCTGCCTTTTCGCGCGGGAAGGGCGCAATCGCGGGAATACCAAGCTTTGCGGCTTTCTCTGCCATACGCACAGCCATATCGACCGAATAGCGTTCTACGCCGGGCATTGCATCTACAGCTTCGGTGACGCCCGTTCCGTAGGTCAAAAAGAATGGCAGAATCAGATCGTCTACGGTCAGATGTGTTTCTTGAACCAGTCTGCGTGACCAGTCGGCCTTGCGCATACGCCGCAGACGACGGCCTCCGGTCACATCATCGACGTGGCCCGAAATGTTCGCAGGAGAAATGTTGTTCAGAAGATCAGTCATATAAATGTTCCCGAGAGAAGAAAGCTTGGGAATCTACCGGTTCGGAAGCTTAGTGTGTGTTGCAGACGGTTTATCATGGGAAAAGTGGCTAAACCAAGCACAATAGGCTGTGCAGGATTGACGCGGGGCTTCTCAGTTTCTACCCATTTCATATAACGGGAGAAAGCGACATGCAGATTGACTTCGGTGGCGGCAGCGAAATCAGCTTTGAGCGTAAGGGTAAGGCTGGCCTTGTCAGGCTTACACGCACATCTGCGCTCAACGCTCTTACCCATAAAATGATTCTTGCGCTCGACCGTGCTTTACAAGCATGGGAATCCGACAACGATGTCGCTGTCGTTATTGTCGAAGGTGAAGGCCGTGCGTTTTGTGCGGGTGGCGATGTTGTGGCCGCTTATAAGGCTGGCCAGGAAGGAACGCCTGCATTTGATTTCTTCCGTGATGAATATTGTCTCAATGCGCGCATCGGACGGTTCCCGAAACCATATGTTTCCTTGTTGAACGGCATAGTCATGGGCGGCGGCGCAGGTATCTCCATTCATGGGTCGCACCGGATCGTCACGGAAAATACGCTGTTTGCCATGCCAGAAACAGGCATTGGCTTTTTCCCCGATGTGGGCGGCAGCGCGTTCCTGCCGCATCTGCATGATAATTTCGGCTATTATCTCGCACTTACTGGTAATCGGATTCGCTGGGGTGATTGCCTGCAAAGCGGTATTGCTACTCATGCTGTAGCAGCCAGCGATCTGGATG
This genomic stretch from Brucella pseudogrignonensis harbors:
- the hemB gene encoding porphobilinogen synthase, whose product is MTDLLNNISPANISGHVDDVTGGRRLRRMRKADWSRRLVQETHLTVDDLILPFFLTYGTGVTEAVDAMPGVERYSVDMAVRMAEKAAKLGIPAIAPFPREKAEVKTEDGAYVASPDNLINRAVRAIKKEVPEIGIITDAALDPFTTHGHDGILRNGEIINDESVAMVVRGALSQAEAGADVIAPSDMMDGRIGAIRQALDAHGFNNVPIMSYATKFASAFYGPYRDAIGTAGLLKGDKKTYYIDPANPDEAVREAEQDVAEGADMLMVKPGMPYLDIIHRLKNTFRLPTYAYQVSGEYSMIKAAGMNGWIDEEKVMMESLLAFKRAGCDGILTYFALDVAERLKSQC
- a CDS encoding enoyl-CoA hydratase/isomerase family protein, with translation MQIDFGGGSEISFERKGKAGLVRLTRTSALNALTHKMILALDRALQAWESDNDVAVVIVEGEGRAFCAGGDVVAAYKAGQEGTPAFDFFRDEYCLNARIGRFPKPYVSLLNGIVMGGGAGISIHGSHRIVTENTLFAMPETGIGFFPDVGGSAFLPHLHDNFGYYLALTGNRIRWGDCLQSGIATHAVAASDLDDLRDDLIAKADIDAALARAQYPDFETSPEARNVIAESFGHATLAECFEALEKAASNGSKPATDILTVLATRSPTSVAVTFRQIADGRALDLDDCMRMEYRIASRMLAGHDFYEGVRAVLIDKDGAPVWQPASIDEVKPETVNAYFANLGERELSF